Proteins encoded in a region of the Trypanosoma brucei gambiense DAL972 chromosome 11, complete sequence genome:
- a CDS encoding haloacid dehalogenase hydrolase, putative, producing MPQCGTEKHISAPPSYTGPFVAVVVDLDGTILDDNHRVSDVTKATLYEVASCGVHIIIATGRPREGVAAIEQELNSYFRCNSRVPGRATSLAEVKGFHLVASNGARIYNTTGELISAESIDNSVVRAIYERVMESNINANSEDSMLVSVHQTGAWWVNNVLPEEWLRRKYGTLPEVRQNLSDFPTDGVGKICLRSFNEGTLRTFQKELDTKYEHYITTVMTSDHCLDIMPKGVSKASALRMVGEILNFEPHRDAIAFGDSLNDRDMLESVAKGCIMKNGKNELKELLPHVEVVGCNEEDGVAHKLREVFLS from the coding sequence ATGCCCCAATGTGGCACGGAAAAACATATATCTGCACCTCCTTCTTACACCGGTCCATTTGTTGCCGTTGTCGTGGATCTGGACGGGACGATACTTGACGACAACCACCGTGTAAGTGACGTTACAAAGGCAACTCTTTACGAAGTTGCGTCATGTGGTGTGCACATCATCATTGCCACTGGCCGTCCTCGTGAGGGTGTGGCAGCCATAGAGCAAGAGCTCAATAGTTATTTCCGTTGCAACAGCCGTGTGCCTGGGCGTGCCACTTCTTTGGCAGAGGTTAAGGGATTTCATTTGGTGGCGTCAAATGGCGCGCGGATTTACAACACAACGGGGGAACTCATCTCCGCAGAGAGTATTGATAATAGTGTCGTTCGTGCTATATATGAGCGCGTTATGGAGTCGAATATCAATGCCAACAGTGAAGACTCTATGCTGGTGTCTGTCCACCAGACGGGCGCGTGGTGGGTAAATAACGTGCTGCCTGAAGAATGGCTGCGGCGTAAGTATGGAACCCTGCCGGAGGTGCGGCAAAACCTCTCGGATTTTCCAACGGATGGTGTTGGAAAAATATGCCTTCGATCCTTTAATGAAGGCACGCTTCGCACGTTCCAAAAGGAGCTAGATACGAAGTACGAGCACTACATAACGACCGTCATGACATCTGATCATTGCTTGGATATTATGCCGAAAGGAGTTTCGAAGGCATCGGCCTTGAGGATGGTTGGGGAAATTTTGAACTTTGAGCCACATCGGGATGCCATTGCATTTGGTGATAGTCTCAACGATAGGGACATGTTAGAGAGTGTGGCTAAAGGGTGTATAATGAAAAATGGGAAGAATGAACTGAAAGAGCTGTTGCCTCATGTGGAGGTAGTTGGTTGCAATGAGGAGGATGGAGTGGCGCATAAGTTACGTGAAGTGTTTCTGAGCTAG
- a CDS encoding histone H2B variant, putative, with protein MEDKGYYLRTEGSNREVEHKKGMPPTKGGKRPLPLGGKGKGKRPPGQTTKSSSSRKKSGARRGKKQQRWDLYIHRTLRQVYKRGTLSKAAVRVLSSFIEDMYGKIQAEAVHVACINNVKTLTAREIQTSARLLLPPELAKHAMSEGTKAVAKYNASREEAYSKVL; from the coding sequence ATGGAAGATAAGGGGTATTACTTACGAACAGAAGGGAGTAACCGAGAAGTTGAACACAAAAAGGGTATGCCGCCAACTAAAGGAGGAAAGCGTCCGCTCCCACtcggtggaaagggaaagggcaAACGCCCACCCGGTCAGACAACAAAGTCATCAAGCAGCAGGAAGAAGAGTGGCGCTCGTCgcggaaagaaacaacaacgttGGGATTTATACATCCACCGAACTCTCCGTCAAGTTTACAAGCGCGGCACGCTCTCCAAGGCTGCCGTCCGCGTCCTATCATCCTTCATTGAAGACATGTACGGGAAAATTCAGGCTGAGGCGGTTCATGTGGCGTGTATTAACAACGTAAAGACTCTTACTGCTCGTGAAATTCAAACATCCGCGAGGTTGCTTCTTCCGCCAGAACTGGCAAAGCACGCCATGAGTGAGGGCACAAAGGCAGTTGCCAAATACAACGCGTCACGCGAGGAGGCGTACTCCAAGGTACTGTAG
- a CDS encoding glycerol-3-phosphate dehydrogenase, putative: protein MSRIPKKILCASAGAFVGCIGFSYTNPKWTQRRFNPKNVPPLLYQQTPSREDCLKRMEAFNSPENPMDVIIVGGGSVGAGVALDATTRGMTVGLFEMNDYASGTSSRSTKLIHGGIRYLEKAVFKLDMQQLMLVAEALRERIIMSHQAPHLCRSIPTMIPCYNPIDIAKFWCGVKLYDIIAMWERGTLEYAGYLTPYAALKKFPYLKNGTNNGKILLGAVEYYDGQMNDARLCLSAALTAASYGAATVNYAKVEKMEVVQNKMGEQVVKATVQDRINSNTLTVYGKSVVNAGGPFTARIQKLITDKTSVRMAPSSGTHIIIDRKYCPRDSAMVIPSNDGRVVFSAEWLGGCLVGTTDKGCEVTEDIRPTKSDIKFLLNNVEPYVGKVSEKDVLSAWCGIRPLALPENAEGSDTQNIVREHMVVVDKDNLMVSVVGGKWTTYRKIAQDTVDALYSSLLKGRVECKPCITEELQVIGAHELETVPEEPKISISNKVHKFWRRQYGDRYHVLADMVREDPSLLKPLHPEEPVLAADVVYSAQREHCERVVDFISRRTRLSFLNVEHAKAIIPEVAQIMATTKNWSRARKSEEVAHALAALESFHGQ from the coding sequence atgtCTCGTATTCCTAAGAAGATTCTCTGCGCGTCAGCAGGTGCCTTTGTGGGTTGCATAGGCTTCAGCTACACAAACCCAAAGTGGACGCAACGACGTTTCAACCCAAAGAATGTGCCACCTCTTCTCTACCAGCAAACGCCCTCCCGTGAGGACTGCTTGAAGCGGATGGAAGCCTTCAACTCACCTGAAAATCCGATGGATGTAAttattgttggtggtggcTCCGTTGGTGCGGGTGTGGCATTGGATGCCACCACACGCGGCATGACCGTTGGACTTTTTGAAATGAACGACTACGCCAGCGGAACAAGCAGCCGGAGCACCAAGCTCATTCACGGTGGTATCCGTTACCTTGAAAAAGCTGTGTTCAAGCTTGACATGCAACAGCTGATGTTGGTGGCAGAGGCACTAAGGGAACGAATCATCATGTCTCATCAGGCGCCTCACCTCTGCCGCAGCATTCCTACTATGATTCCTTGCTACAATCCAATTGACATCGCCAAGTTTTGGTGTGGCGTGAAACTTTATGACATAATTGCCATGTGGGAACGTGGTACCCTGGAGTATGCTGGGTACCTCACCCCGTACGCCGCCTTGAAGAAGTTCCCGTACCTTAAGAATGGAACCAATAATGGGAAAATACTCCTCGGTGCTGTAGAGTACTATGATGGTCAAATGAATGATGCCCGTCTCTGCCTCTCGGCTGCTCTCACAGCAGCCAGCTATGGCGCCGCAACGGTAAACTACGccaaggtggaaaaaatggaggttgtgcaaaacaaaatgggTGAACAAGTGGTGAAGGCAACCGTCCAAGATAGGATAAATTCCAACACGCTAACTGTGTATGGTAAATCTGTGGTTAACGCCGGTGGACCCTTCACTGCTCGAATTCAGAAGTTGATCACCGACAAGACATCCGTCCGCATGGCACCAAGTTCCGGTACCCATATCATTATTGACAGGAAGTACTGCCCCAGGGATAGTGCAATGGTGATCCCTTCTAACGATGGGCGTGTTGTATTCTCGGCTGAGTGGCTCGGCGGTTGCTTAGTGGGAACCACTGATAAGGGTTGTGAAGTCACTGAGGACATCCGGCCAACGAAGAGCGACATTAAATTTCTTCTTAACAATGTGGAACCTTACGTGGGTAAAGTGTCGGAGAAAGATGTCCTTTCTGCGTGGTGTGGGATTCGCCCGCTCGCGCTCCCGGAgaatgcggaaggcagtgacACACAAAACATCGTCCGTGAGCACATGGTGGTGGTCGACAAGGACAACCTCATGGTGAGTGTTGTGGGCGGTAAATGGACGACATACCGCAAGATTGCTCAAGACACGGTGGATGCCCTTTACTCTTCACTCCTCAAAGGCCGCGTGGAATGCAAACCGTGTATTACGGAGGAGTTGCAGGTTATCGGTGCGCACGAGCTAGAAACAGTCCCGGAGGAGCCAAAGATTTCCATCTCAAACAAGGTTCACAAATTCTGGCGCCGCCAATACGGTGACCGTTATCATGTTTTGGCGGATATGGTGAGGGAGGATCCGTCTCTCCTTAAGCCACTGCACCCGGAGGAGCCTGTTTTGGCTGCTGATGTTGTGTATTCCGCGCAGCGTGAGCATTGTGAGCGCGTCGTGGACTTCATTTCCCGCCGTACGAGGTTGTCATTCCTCAACGTGGAACACGCAAAAGCAATTATTCCAGAGGTTGCGCAAATCATGGCCACGACAAAGAACTGGAGCCGTGCGAGAAAGAGCGAGGAAGTGGCACACGCGCTTGCTGCGCTTGAATCATTTCACGGCCAGTAA